The genomic region ACTTCACCGGAGTGATGGGGAAATGGCATTTAGGAGACGATCCTCCGTTTCACCCCAACCACCGCGGATTTGACGACTTCTATGGTTTCTTGGGCGGCGGACATGAGTATTTCCCCGAGCACTACATGGCGACCTATCTCCGTCAAAAGAAAGCCGGAAAAACGCTGTTCAATGAATACGTGGTTCCGCCCGAACACAACGGCACCCAGGTCAACGAGACCGAATACATGACCGACGCGTTGTCGCGAGAAGGCGTTCGGTTTGTTAAACAAGCTGCCGAGATGGACAAGCCGTTTTTCCTTTTTCTCTCTTACAACGCGCCCCATACACCGCTGCAGGCGAAAGAAGAAGATCTCGCGTTGTATGCCCACATCAAGGACGAGAAGCGTCGCACGTATGCCGCAATGGTGCATGCGGTGGACCGTGGTGTCAGCGAGGTCGTCGCCGCACTCGAGCAGACGGACGAACTGAAAAACACGTTGATTGTGTTTCTCAGTGACAACGGGGGCAAAGAAGGAGCCGGCTCGGACAACTCGCCGCTGAAAAAGGGTAAAGGGAGTGTCTACGAGGGCGGTTTTCGCGTCCCAATGTTTTTCCACTGGCCCAACGTCGTTCCTGCGGGAAAGCAATTTGACTATCCGATCACGTCACTGGACTTCTATCCAACGTTTGCAAAATTGGCTGGAGCGACGATCCCAGAGAACAAGCGGCTCGACGGCAAAGACATTTGGGACGACTTCTTAGCAGGACGTAATGCACGCGACGGCCAACCCATTTTTGCAATGCGTCATTATGCAGCCTTCAGCAATGTAGGGGTTCGCCTAGACCAGTGGAAAGCGTGCTGTATCGGTAAACGTTGGGAGCTTTACAACATGGACGAAGACATCCAGGAAGAGAACGACCTCAGTCGATCGACCCCCGAGGTGTTGCAAACGATGATATCGGCCGCAGAAAAATGGAGTCACTCGCACATCCAACCGTTGTGGTTTTATACCAATCAGGGAGCCAAGCAATGGGCTGAAAATGACATGCCCAATTGGAAAGCGATCTTCGGCAATGAATGACCTGCGGTGAGCATGCCCATCGCCCCCAACAACCATCTTATCCCCCAACAACCATCTCTTTTTGTAAAGCAACACCGTGTTCAAATTTCGAAACAGGACGCTGGCCATCGCTGTCGTCGCGATCGCCATTTCCTTATCGGCACAGGCCGATCCGCCTCAACCATTTGGCGACGTGCTCAACTCCAGCGTCGGCGATTGGGAGCTAATGCCAGGCTTTTCCGATGAATTCAACGGGCAACGGATCGACACTCGGAAATGGAACATCGACACCGAAGACTGGGGGACGTGGAGCTGGGATCCTGAAAACGTCCGTGTGGAAGACGGATCCTTGCTTTTGCAAATGGTCCAGGAAACGCATCAACGTGACAAGCAAAAACTCGATTACAAATCGGGGATCGCACGCACGCATCACACCATCACCTACGGGTACTTCGAAGCACGGATAAAAGGATGTGCGCGTTTTCCCGGAGCATCACCCGCATTTTGGCTGCACAGCAAAGGCCCCCAGAATCGCTATCGGGCCAAGGATGGTGAAACGGTTACCTATTCAGAAATCGACGTGGTTGAGTTGCAGCAAAGCGAATTCGACAACAAAACCAAGAAACATCATGGCGTCCATCACATCGACTGTAATCTTCACACCCAGCTTCTCCGAAACGCTCAGAAGCAATGGATTCGTCCGAATACGAATCCGGAAATGTGCAAAAATGAATTCATCGCTCCTTGGGATCCTCGTGACGACTTTCATGTGTACGCAGTGGAAAACAGCGAGCAGTGGATCGTCTGGTACATCGACGGAAAGGAAATTGGAAGAAAACCGAACCTGTATTGGCATCTCCCTATGCATGTGACGCTATCACTAGGACTTCGCTACCCCTTTGAAGGATACAAAGACGGCAACCGTGTTCCAGTTTACGAAAAGACCACGACCGATGGATTCCCGACCGCGATGTCGGTTGACTATGTTCGCGTTTGGCAGAACGTAGCCGCCAAGCAAAGCGAGTCGAAATTGCGACAGTCCCAACAACAAACGGCTGGCGTCGACAAAGCGTCCTCTACAACGAAACCGATCAAACCAACGCTGCAAACTAACATGACCAAAGCTGAGTTTGTCGCGATGGAAAAAGAAAAATGGAATCGTGCGGGTTGGGCCTGGGACCAAGCCAAGGTCGAATCAAATTTTGACGAGATGGATACCAATCATGACGGCATCACGTCCGGCATCGAGCGACAACGGTGGTTTGCAAAGAAAAAGGAATCCGCAAACCAATAGTTCGGAGACTCTCGACGGGGCCAAACATCTCAGGAGGGCCTCGAGTCAGAAAGAAACAGCAACGCCCTCTCCACCGCCAGAATCAGAAAAATTAAGATCACCAACAATGTCGCACTGACAGCGGTCCTTTCCGCGTTCGGATTGTTCGCGGCGAACGATTCCGCAAACGCGGTCGCCCGAGACCAATCCACAACGAAACCCAACGTGTTGTTCATTGCCGTCGACGACCT from Novipirellula caenicola harbors:
- a CDS encoding sulfatase-like hydrolase/transferase, which produces MTIAVLLVLAGLKSAIAAEPPRPNIVLIMCDDLGYADVGFNGATDIKTAALDRLARNGTVFTSGYVAHPFCGPSRMGMMSGRYPHAMGTPFNLPNAGVEVQGTEGQGIPVDETLISTVLQEAGYFTGVMGKWHLGDDPPFHPNHRGFDDFYGFLGGGHEYFPEHYMATYLRQKKAGKTLFNEYVVPPEHNGTQVNETEYMTDALSREGVRFVKQAAEMDKPFFLFLSYNAPHTPLQAKEEDLALYAHIKDEKRRTYAAMVHAVDRGVSEVVAALEQTDELKNTLIVFLSDNGGKEGAGSDNSPLKKGKGSVYEGGFRVPMFFHWPNVVPAGKQFDYPITSLDFYPTFAKLAGATIPENKRLDGKDIWDDFLAGRNARDGQPIFAMRHYAAFSNVGVRLDQWKACCIGKRWELYNMDEDIQEENDLSRSTPEVLQTMISAAEKWSHSHIQPLWFYTNQGAKQWAENDMPNWKAIFGNE
- a CDS encoding kappa-carrageenase gives rise to the protein MFKFRNRTLAIAVVAIAISLSAQADPPQPFGDVLNSSVGDWELMPGFSDEFNGQRIDTRKWNIDTEDWGTWSWDPENVRVEDGSLLLQMVQETHQRDKQKLDYKSGIARTHHTITYGYFEARIKGCARFPGASPAFWLHSKGPQNRYRAKDGETVTYSEIDVVELQQSEFDNKTKKHHGVHHIDCNLHTQLLRNAQKQWIRPNTNPEMCKNEFIAPWDPRDDFHVYAVENSEQWIVWYIDGKEIGRKPNLYWHLPMHVTLSLGLRYPFEGYKDGNRVPVYEKTTTDGFPTAMSVDYVRVWQNVAAKQSESKLRQSQQQTAGVDKASSTTKPIKPTLQTNMTKAEFVAMEKEKWNRAGWAWDQAKVESNFDEMDTNHDGITSGIERQRWFAKKKESANQ